Within the Gordonia westfalica genome, the region TCGGCGAAACGCTCATGCCCGAACGGCGACGCGTGCAGACGGTCCGTCGACCACGACCGCGGGTCCGTCAGCACCGGCCCGGAGTGGAGGTCGACGAGGAGGAAGTCGTAGGTCGCGGCGAACTCGCGATTCATCTCGTTCAGCTCCAGCAACCGGGCTTCCTTGCGGGCTGCGAACGGAATGGTGCGAACGATGTTCGGGAAGGTCGACACGATGACCGTGGCGCCCGAACCCGCCAGCCGCCGATAGATCGTGTCGAGGTCGGTGCGCACCTGGTCGAGGTCGGAGCGGCCGATCACGTCGTTCATACCGAGCGGAGCGGCGATGAGGTCCGGTTCGAGAGCGAGTGCCGGTTCGAGTTGATCCTCGAGAACCTGCCGTGTCCGCTTCCCACGGATGGCGAGGTTCGCGTACTGCAGATCCGGGTTGAGCACCGCCATCCGCTCGGCGAGGCGATCGGCCCAGCCGCGGAATTCGTACTCCGGGTGCGGGTCTCCCAGACCCTCTGTCTGACTGTCACCGATGGCCACGAATCGCGAGTACTGCACGGCGAAGATCTTAGGACTCCCCGGTGCGTGTCGCGCCTCACAACCGGATCGGCGGGAACAAGGTCCTGAGTTCTCGTTGCGGTTTGTGTCGGCTTGCGGGACAAAACGCAACGGCTACTCGGGGGCCGCCTATTCTCAACAGCCCCCGAGATGCAGCGGAAGCGGAGGGATTTGAACCCCCGGTGGTTTCACCCACGCTCGCTTTCAAGGCGAGTGCATTCGGCCGCTCTGCCACGCTTCCCTGACCAGCAAGAGTACGTCAGACACGGACATCGGCTGGCACCACCCCGTTGCGCCCGTACTCATCTGTTCGTGGGCAGCTCTTGACCAGTCAGTCGTCCTCACCCTCGCGTTCACGCCGCGCCGCTTCGATCACCTCGGGTGGGGCCGGCTTCCGCAGCCAGGCCTGCATCCGTAACAACCCGCCGGCGATCGTGCCGACGGCGATCACGGTGATGACGATCCAGAACAGAGTGGACATGAGGCCATTGTCCGCCCATCGAGGTCGGGCGGACACCGGTTCGGCCCGCGCCCCGGTGTGGAACCATCGACAGAGTGAAAGCCATCGTCGTCGAATCCGAGAACCTGTCCGTGCACGACGTGCCCGACCCGTCGCCGGCTGCCGGTGAGGTGGTGATCGACGTGGTCGCGGCGGGGGTCAACCGCGCCGATATCCTCCAGCGGGCAGGCAAGTATCCCCCGCCGCCCGGTGCGTCGGAGACGCTCGGTCTCGAGGTGTCCGGACGGATCTCCGCACTCGGCGACCAGGTGTCCGGCTGGGCGGTGGGCGACGAGGTGTGCGCGCTGCTGGCCGGCGGCGGCTATGCGGAGAAGGTCGCCGTCCCGGCCGAGCAGGTGATGCAGGTCCCGCGCGGCGTCGACCTCGTTTCGGCGGCGGCACTTCCCGAGGTGGCGTGCACCGTGTCGTCGAATGTCTTCGACACCGCACACCTGAGCACGGGCGAACTGTTGCTCATCCACGGCGGGTCCAGCGGCATCGGCACCCACGCGACGCAGATCGCCCACGCGATGGGTGCCCGGGTCGCGGTCACCGCCCGCAACCAGACCAAGCTCGAGCGCTGCCGCGAGTACGGCGCCGAGATCCTCATCGACTACACCCGCGACGATTTCGCCGCGGTCCTGAAGGAGAACGGCGGCGCCGACGTCATCCTCGACATCATCGGCGCCAAGTATCTGTCGTCGAACATCAAGGCGCTGAACACAGACGGACGCCTGGTGATCATCGGGATGCAGGGCGGCACGAAGGCCGAACTCCCCATCGGCCTACTGCTCGCCAAGCGACTCTCGGTGATGGGTACGACACTGCGCGCCCGGCCCGTCCACGGTCCGGGCGGCAAGGCCGAGGTGGTCGCGGCGACGGTCGGTCGCACCTGGCCGCTGATCGAGTCCGGGAAGGTGAAGCCGGTGGTCGACCGCACTTTCCCGCTCGCCGACGCCGCCGCCGCCCACGACCACCTCAACAGCGGGGACGCCATCGGGAAGGTCCTGCTGACGGTCGAGTAGTCGCGAGCCCTTCGTGGAGGGTCGAAGGGTCCGCTCCCTTCAGGAGCGTCCGGAGCTCCAACTGCCGAACCTCAACTCGACCCGCAGACGTCGGTCGACGTCTGCCGGTCGGGTTGACGTCGACCGGTGGTTGGGTGGGCGACGGTGTCTCACCAGGCCTTCGAGGCTCGTCGACTTCGATGCGCTCCTTCGTCGCTTACTCAGCCCGGCGGCTTGCGCTCCTCGCACCTCAGGCAGCAGACCTGGGTGCGTTGCGCTCTTTCGGATCAGGAAGCGGGGGCGGATTCCCCGTCCGGGGCGTCGACCGCCGCCCGGATCTTGCGGAAGGCGGTGCCCAGCGCGGCGAACTCGTCGGGGCTCATCGCGTCGACGACGAACTTCCGGATGACCCGGTCACGGAGGGTGACGTGCGCGATCAGGGTCTTGCGCCCCTGGTCGGTCAGATGGACGAGGCGGTGCCGGCCGTCGGCCTTGGATTCGAGGCGTTCGACGTCGCCGACCTCGCTGAGCCGCGCGATGATGCGCGACACGGTGCTCACCCGCATGTGCACCGTGTCGGCGACCTCACTGACCCCCAGCTTCGGCGACTGCGAGATCGCCTCGAGGATGCGCAGGTCGGACAACGACAGTCCCCGCTTCACGAACTCGTCATTGATGCGCGCGAACAGGGCCCACCCGCCGTCGACGAGGTTGAGCCAGCTCTCGGCCTCGGCCGAGGTGAGCGATCGTGGAGGACCTGCTGCTGGATCGTCCGTTTTCTCCGACACAACACGACAACATACATTGTCGTTAATTAGGTGCGCGCAATAGTGAATACCGTGCGGGGCTGCGCTGACCTTTATTCAGGCGAGTGAACCAAGGGTCCGGACCAGATGGTCGACTTCGTACGGTGTCGAATACGGGGCGAGCCCCACCGTGACGGCACCCCCGAACTCCGGAGCACCCATCCGCACCAGGGCCCGGTTGGGAACATCGGCAAGTGCGCAGACACCGTTGTCGGCGAGGCGGAGAACCACCTTGTCCGCGCTCACCCCGTCGACCGTGAAGCTCACCAGCGGCACCCGGTTCTCCTCGGTGCCGACCACGTTGATGTGGTTGAGCTGGGTCAGCGTCGTGACCAGGTAATAGGTCAAGCGCTGCAGGTATTCGTAGACGCCGTCGAGCGAGGCGACCAGCCGACGGCGCCGCTTCCCGATGACGTCCTCGTCCAGTCCGGCGAGATGTTCAATCGAGGCCACCAGACCGGCCAGCATCGACCCCTGATGCGGTTCGGGTTCGAGCCGGGCCGGCCCCTTGGCCGCGGGGTCCATCGACATCAGTCGCAGACGGTCGATGACGCGGGGTTCGCGGAACACCATCGCCGACATCCGCGGGCCGCCCCAGCGCTCGGCGGACACCACCAGCACGTCGGCACCCAACTCGTGAATGTCCATGGACAGGTACGGCGCGGCGTTCGTGGCGTCGACGACGAACAGCGCGCCCGCGTCGCGGACCAGCGGCGTGATCTCCCCGAGGTCGGTGATCGCCCCGGTCGTCGACGACGCGAGGGTCACCGCCACGACCTCGGTGTCGGGAGTGACGAGGTCACCGAACTGCCACGCGGGCAGTTCACCGGTCTCCACGTCCACCTCGGCCCATCGGATACGGCCGGCATACCGTTCGGCCGCGCGTACCCACGGCACGATGTTCGGTTCGTCGTCCTGCCGGGTCACCACCACGTCGCCGCGGACGAACGCGTGCGGTGCGAGCGCATCGGCCAGTCCGGCCAGCAACGAGTACCGCGACGGTCCGAGGACCACGCCCGCGGCGTCGCCACCGACCAGATCGGCGATCGCGCGGCGGGCACTGTCGGTGACCTCCGCGGAGGCGCGTGCCGACGGGTACACGCCACCGGGTGCCGCCGCCAGGTGACGGAAGCTGGTGGTCACCGCTGTGGCGACCGAATCCGGGACCTGCATACCCGCCTGGGGGTCGAGGTGAATCCAGCCGTCGCCGAGCGATGGAATCAATCCACGCACATAGGCGACGTCGAATGCCATGGGCACGAGGATAGACGCCCCTCCCCACGGCGATCACCGCGTCGGTCAAGTGCAGATCGGGAACACGATCCGGACGCCGGGGAGGTTTTCGCCCGTGACAATGGGCACAATGGAGTCCATGGCAATCGATGGCACACCAGGACCCGGTTCGATGCCCGGCCGCCCCTTCGGCGCCGGCGACTCCGACAACGTGATCGTCGTGGGCGCGGGCGTCGATGATTCGAAACCCGATGACGAGACGTCGGATTCGACGAGCGTCGCCGACATGGTCGAGCAGCCCGCCAAGGTCATGCGCATCGGCACGATGATCAAGCAGCTGCTCGAGGAAGTCCGTGCCGCTCCGCTCGACGACGCGTCCCGAAACCGGCTCCGCGAGATCCACCAGTCGTCGATCCGCGAGCTCGAGGACGGTCTGGCCCCCGAGCTGCGCGAAGAGCTCGAGCGGCTCGCGCTGCCGTTCTCCGACGATCAGACGCCGTCGGACGCCGAGCTCCGGATCGCGCAGGCCCAGCTCGTCGGCTGGCTCGAAGGCCTGTTCCACGGCATCCAGACGGCGTTGTTCGCCCAGCAGATGGCCGCCCGCGCACAGCTCGAGCAGATGCGTCAGGGTGCCCTGCCCCCGGGCATGCCGGCACCCGGCGGAGCGCACAGCAACAGCCCCGGGCAATATCTCTGAGGCCAGTACCTCTCAACCGGTCGACTCCTGTCGCGGGTACGCTGACTCCTCGTGTCAGCGGTAGTAGACGACGACGCGATTCCCGCGCGTCCCGACAGTTCCGGGTCCCGCACCTTCGCGCGCGGTGTCAGGGACCTCCGCGACGGTCTCGCCAGCCGGGAACTGTGGTTCCATCTGGGTTGGCAGGACATCAAGCAGCGCTATCGTCGCTCGGTGCTCGGTCCGCTCTGGATCGTAATCGCGACCGGCGTCACCGCGATCGCGATGGGTCTGCTCTACGGCGAGCTGTTCGGCATGGACATCAAGGTGTTCCTGCCGTACGTCGCACTCGGGTTCATCTTCTGGAATTTCATCCAGAGCTCGATCCTCGACGGCGCGGAGGTCTTCTCCAAGAACGAGGGACTGATCAAGCAGCTGCCCGCACCGGTCAGCGTGCACGTCTACCGGGTCGTGTGGCGGGCGTTGATCATCTTCGCGCACAACGTGGTGATCATCGTCGTGATCTTCCTGATCTTCCCGCCGCCACTGAACTGGACCGTACTACTCGTGGTTCCCGCGATCGCCCTGTACGTACTCAATGCGATCTGGGTGACCATCGTCTTCGGCATCCTGTCGACCCGCTTCCGCGACATCGGCCAGCTGCTGACCACCGTGGTCCAGTTGGTGTTCTTCATGACGCCGATCATCTGGACAACGTCGAGCCTCGGAAACGCCTCGGGTGAGACCTCGTCGCGATTGAAGCTCGTCGAGCTGAACCCGATGTTCCATTACCTCGAGATCGCCCGGGGCCCGCTTCTCGGCGAGCCGGTGGAGTTCTACCACTGGGCCGTGGTCCTCGGCTGCACCGCGGTCGGCTGGGTTCTGGGCATGCTGGTGATGCGCAACTACCGCGCCCGCGTGGCGTACTGGGTGTAGGGACGAAACTGATGGCCAAGAACAACAACGGCGACAACCGGGTCCGGGTCGACACGTGGGACGCGTGCGTCGACTTCCCGATCTTCGACGCCAAGACGCGTTCGCTGAAGAAGTCGGTGCTCGGCGCAGCCGGCGGTGTGATCGGCTCCAACGCGTC harbors:
- a CDS encoding SGNH/GDSL hydrolase family protein produces the protein MQYSRFVAIGDSQTEGLGDPHPEYEFRGWADRLAERMAVLNPDLQYANLAIRGKRTRQVLEDQLEPALALEPDLIAAPLGMNDVIGRSDLDQVRTDLDTIYRRLAGSGATVIVSTFPNIVRTIPFAARKEARLLELNEMNREFAATYDFLLVDLHSGPVLTDPRSWSTDRLHASPFGHERFADAAAHALGLPDSTPDWGSPLPPAPTPHPVAALVRDTRWAVEFFTPWLIRKFRGVSLGDGREPKRPTLTPIVRDV
- a CDS encoding ABC transporter permease, which produces MSAVVDDDAIPARPDSSGSRTFARGVRDLRDGLASRELWFHLGWQDIKQRYRRSVLGPLWIVIATGVTAIAMGLLYGELFGMDIKVFLPYVALGFIFWNFIQSSILDGAEVFSKNEGLIKQLPAPVSVHVYRVVWRALIIFAHNVVIIVVIFLIFPPPLNWTVLLVVPAIALYVLNAIWVTIVFGILSTRFRDIGQLLTTVVQLVFFMTPIIWTTSSLGNASGETSSRLKLVELNPMFHYLEIARGPLLGEPVEFYHWAVVLGCTAVGWVLGMLVMRNYRARVAYWV
- a CDS encoding bacterial proteasome activator family protein, which produces MAIDGTPGPGSMPGRPFGAGDSDNVIVVGAGVDDSKPDDETSDSTSVADMVEQPAKVMRIGTMIKQLLEEVRAAPLDDASRNRLREIHQSSIRELEDGLAPELREELERLALPFSDDQTPSDAELRIAQAQLVGWLEGLFHGIQTALFAQQMAARAQLEQMRQGALPPGMPAPGGAHSNSPGQYL
- a CDS encoding MarR family winged helix-turn-helix transcriptional regulator; the protein is MSEKTDDPAAGPPRSLTSAEAESWLNLVDGGWALFARINDEFVKRGLSLSDLRILEAISQSPKLGVSEVADTVHMRVSTVSRIIARLSEVGDVERLESKADGRHRLVHLTDQGRKTLIAHVTLRDRVIRKFVVDAMSPDEFAALGTAFRKIRAAVDAPDGESAPAS
- a CDS encoding NAD(P)H-quinone oxidoreductase is translated as MKAIVVESENLSVHDVPDPSPAAGEVVIDVVAAGVNRADILQRAGKYPPPPGASETLGLEVSGRISALGDQVSGWAVGDEVCALLAGGGYAEKVAVPAEQVMQVPRGVDLVSAAALPEVACTVSSNVFDTAHLSTGELLLIHGGSSGIGTHATQIAHAMGARVAVTARNQTKLERCREYGAEILIDYTRDDFAAVLKENGGADVILDIIGAKYLSSNIKALNTDGRLVIIGMQGGTKAELPIGLLLAKRLSVMGTTLRARPVHGPGGKAEVVAATVGRTWPLIESGKVKPVVDRTFPLADAAAAHDHLNSGDAIGKVLLTVE
- a CDS encoding cysteine desulfurase-like protein, with amino-acid sequence MAFDVAYVRGLIPSLGDGWIHLDPQAGMQVPDSVATAVTTSFRHLAAAPGGVYPSARASAEVTDSARRAIADLVGGDAAGVVLGPSRYSLLAGLADALAPHAFVRGDVVVTRQDDEPNIVPWVRAAERYAGRIRWAEVDVETGELPAWQFGDLVTPDTEVVAVTLASSTTGAITDLGEITPLVRDAGALFVVDATNAAPYLSMDIHELGADVLVVSAERWGGPRMSAMVFREPRVIDRLRLMSMDPAAKGPARLEPEPHQGSMLAGLVASIEHLAGLDEDVIGKRRRRLVASLDGVYEYLQRLTYYLVTTLTQLNHINVVGTEENRVPLVSFTVDGVSADKVVLRLADNGVCALADVPNRALVRMGAPEFGGAVTVGLAPYSTPYEVDHLVRTLGSLA